The segment GTGGAGATGCGGTTGCGCATCACCGCGTCGATCTCACCGAGCTCGCGGTCGATCTCGGCCTGGCTGGGCGGCGCCGCCATCAGTTCGGCACCCGTCGCGCGCACGTCGCGCAGGGCACTTTCCCAGTCGTCGCCGGTCGGCAGCACGGTCAGCGTCGTCACATTGGCCGAGCGGGCGATATCGTCGAGATCGGCACCGGCGCCGATGAAGGACGCGCCCGACCGCGCACGCGATTCGAGGCGGCGGTTGAGGATGCGGATCGCCACCATGTCGATCATGCGCTTCTGGTTGAAGATCACCGTGTCGGCATAGACCGTCCAGGGCCGCACGATCGCCATCAGCGCCACCGGCTGGAGCGCCGGCTCGACGATGCTGGCGGCGATCGGGTGATCGGACTCGGGCTTGCCGAAATCGGGGGTCTTGGGCGCCTCGCCCTTGCCCTGCCAGCTCGCGAAATATTTGTTGATCATCGCCTCGAGCACCGCCGGATCGACATCGCCGATCGCGATCACCGTGGCGCGCTCGGGGCGGTACCAGCGATCGTGGAAGGCCTGCACGCTTGCAGGCGTGGCGGCGTTGAGCGCCTCCACCGTGCCGATCGGCTCGCGATCGGCGAGCGGCTGTCCGGCGAAGATCAGCTGGTAGAGCGCATCCTGCATCCGCTTCTGCGGCGCGGGCTGCTCGCGGCCCTCCGCCAGCACCACCGGCCGCTCGGCGGTGAGCGATGCCTGCGTGATCGCCGGATTGGCCATCATGCCCGAGAGGATCTTGAAGCTCTCGTCGAGGCCCTCGGGCGTCGCGTTGGGCAGGTCGAGCTTGTAGGTCGTGCTGATGAACGTCGTCGCGGCGTTGCTGTCCGACCCGAAGGTCACCCCCAGCCGCTGCCAGATCCGCTTCGAATCGCCATCGGGCACATAGGTCGAACCGCGGAAGCTGAGATGTTCCAGCAGATGGGCGAAGCCGCGCTCCGAATCGCGCTCCATCAGCGAGCCCGCGTCGATCCGCACCCGAATCGAGATCTGCCCCGGCGGCACGCCATTCTTGCGGACCGCGTAGCGCACGCCGTTCGAAAGCCGCCCGAACCTCCACTTGTCGTCATGGACGAGATCGCTGCCCTTGTAGAGCCAGGGATCCTCGGCGGCCTGGACGCCCTCGGGCCGGCCTTGCGCCAGCACCGGGGTGGGAAGCGACGGAGCAGCGATTGCGAGGAGAAGCAGGGCGAAGCGCGGCATGCGCGGACGTGAGAACATGAAGCCCTTTCTAGAGGCGAGTGGCGCGGCATGCCACCGGCAACCTTTCTGCCGGATGTACGCCACAAGAATCCATGGACCCGCCATGTTTTGGACCCAAGTGACGGCCTAGACCCAAAGAATAGATTGTTGCGTTGCAGCACCGAACTTCGGGCGTAACGTGGAAGCTGCGGGGAAGTTGCGCGTGGACATTGCCACCAGCGAAACGCCGATCGGGCGGATGGGCGAGGTTGCCCTCTTTCCCGAGTCTCGCCCGCGCCCCCGTCCGCTGCTGCTGCGCGGGGGCAAGCATCTGCGCGGCACCTTCGATCGGCTGATCGCAACCTCATCGCTCGTCCCTAACACGCCGGTCCTCGACATGCGCGCCTTTCCCTGGACCGCGGCGCTGCGGGCGGACTGGGAAGCGATCCGCGACGAGGCGCTGGCGGCGATCGGCACCCAACCGGGGGCGCCGTCGCTCGCCGCCATCTCCCCCGACCACCGCGCGATCGCGCCGCTCGGCAAATGGCGCAGCCTGTTCCTGTGCGGCTATGGCTACCGAGTCGACGAGAATCTCGCGCGCTGCCCGCACACCTCGCGGCTGATCGAGCAGGTGCCCAGCCTCAACAGCGCGATGTTCTCGATCCTAGCGCCCGGCACGCACATTCCGGCGCATCGCGGCGTCACCAAGGGACTGATCACCTGCCATCTCGGGCTCGTGGTGCCGCGCGACGGTGACGTGCGGATGCGGATCGGCAGCCGGACGGTGCGCTGGGCGGAGGGCGAGACGCTGGTGTTCGACGACACCTATGACCATGAGGTGTGGAACGACAGCGCCCATACCCGCATCGTGCTGCTGATCCAGTTCCGCCGCCCCTTGCGCAATCCCGGCCGCTGGATCGCCGACACGCTGCTCGGCGTGCTGCGCCGCTCGGCCTTCGTGCAGGAGGCGCGGGCAAATCTGCGGCGGTGGCATCGCGGCGAGAGCATCGCCGACGCCTGAACGTTGTCGGGACAGTGGCAGGCGGCTAAGCCGGGCCAATGCCACGTCCATTCCATCTCGCCTTCCCGGTCCACGACCTTGCCGCCGCGCGCGCCTTTTACGGCGAGCTGCTCGGCTGCCCCGAGGGGCGCTCGTCGGCGCAGTGGATCGACTTCGATCTGTTCGGCCACCAGATCGTCGCGCATCTCGATGCCGCCGCGAAGCCGATCGCGACGACCAACCCGGTCGACGGCCATGACGTGCCCGTGCCGCATTTCGGCGTGGTGCTGACGATGGACGACTGGCGCGCGCTCGCCGCGAAGCTGGAGGCAGCCGGCGTCGCCTTCGGGATCGCGCCGCAACTCCGCTTCCAGGGCCAGGTGGGCGAGCAGGCGACGATGTTCTTCCGCGATCCCAGCGGGAACGCGCTGGAATTCAAGGCGTTCGCCGATGACGCCATGGTATTTGCAAAATGATCCCGCAGACGATCAGCGTCGACATTCCCCACCAGCTCGGCCGCGAGGGCGCCCGGGCGCGGATCGATTCGAAGATCGGCCGGCTGGCCGACAAGATCCCCGGCGGCGCCACTGTCGAGCATCGCTGGGAAGGCGACAGCCTCCACTTCACCGTCGCGGCCATGGGCCAGCAGGTGGTCAGCCGGCTCGACGTGCAGGATACGCAGGTCCATGCCGAGATCGCCCTGCCCGGCATGCTCGCGCTGTTCGCGGGCAAGATCCGCGAGATGCTGGCCAAGGAAGGCCCCCGGCTGCTCGCCTGAGGGCCCCTGAACGGGTCAGCGCGCCGCGCTCACCCGCCAGATCGTGTTGCCGACATCGTCCGCCACGAGCAGCGCGCCGCCCGCACCGGTGATCACCGCGACCGGGCGGCCCTGCGCCTCGCCCTTGCCGTTGAGGAAGCCGGTCAGCACGTCCTGCAGCTTGGCGCCCTTGGCCGGGAAGCCGTTGTCGCCGAACGGCACGAACACGACCTTGTAGCCCGACGGCGGCTGGCGGTTCCACGAACCGTGCAGGCCGACGAACGCACCGTTCGCATAGGCGGCGCCCAGCCGCGCGCCGTCGGCGAAGGTCAGGCCCAGCGGCGCGGTGTGGGCGCCCAGCGCAAAGTCGGGACGGCGGACATATTCGCGCAGGTCCGGGCGGGCCGGCTCGACGCGCTTGTCCTCATAGCCACCCCAATATTGCCAAGGCCAGCCGAAGAAGGCGCCGAGATCGACGCGGCTCATATAGTCCGGCGGCATGTCCGAGCCGAGCATGTCGCGCTCGTTGACCACCGACCACAGCGCCTGGGTCTTGGGCTCGAACGCCATGCCGTTGGCGTTGCGGATGCCCCAGGCGAAGATGCGGCTGGTCTTGCGCTCGGGATCGACCTCCAGAATCACTGCACGGTTGGTCGGCTGCGCGGCGGCGGCCGCCATCTGCGCCGGGCTGTCCGCGGTGTAGATCGGGCCCTCGGCCTCCAGGCCGTCCTCGGCGATGTTCGACGACGAGCCGATGCTGACATAGAGGCGCTTGCCGTCGAGCGACGCCACCACGTTGCGCGCCCAGTGATTGCCGCCGCCGGGCAGCGACAGGATCTTCTCCGGCTTGGCGGTGATCTTGGTCTGCCCGTCGAGATAGGGATAGCGGACCAGCGAGTCGGTATTGGCGACGTAGAGCGACCCGTTGGCCAGCGTCATGCCGCTCGGCGAGTTGAGCCCCGTGAGGAAGACGGTCCGCATGTCCGCCACGCCGTCGCCGTTGCTATCGCGCAGCAGGGTGATGCGATTGGCCGAGGCACCGCCTGCCCCTGCCTTGTTCATCAGGATGCCCATCACCCAGCCGGTGATCCCGCCCTTGTCGCGCGGGGGCGAGTTGCTCTCCGCCACCAGAATGTCGCCATTGGGCAGCTGATACAGCCAGCGCGGGTGATCGAGCTTGTCGGCGAACCGCTCTACCTTGAGGCCGGCGGCCGCCTTGGGCGCGGCACCCGCCGGCCAGCCGACGCCCTTGGCGACGCCCGTCGTGGGGATGTTCTGATAGCGCGGGGCGCTGATTTCGGGCTCGCGGCCGGTGACGGCGATTTCGGGCAGCGTGGCGATATCCGGGCGGCCGAGCCAGTACCAGGCGGCACCGCCAGCGACGATCAGGATGGCGAGGGCGATCAGGAGGCGCTTGAGCATGGCGCCAGCGATAGGGGGCAGCGCGCGCGAATCCAATGCGATTCTGCGGGTGGTGCTTGACTTCACTCGGTCCCGAGCAAGAGTGTCGGTTCATCTGTTCCAGGGGATCAGCCCGATGCGGTTCCTGTTGCGTGCGTCCGTGATCCTGATGGCTGTTTGCGGGGCTGCCCCCGCTGCAGCCCAGCAACAACCGCCCGAGCATCGTACGGAATGGCCCGGCCTCGTCTCCGGTACCCGCGGTATCGACGGCTTACAAAGCGGCCCCGAACTGCAGCGCGGTCGTGCTCCGCAAGCGATGCTGGCCGACGGGCGCCGCCTCG is part of the Sphingomonas sp. genome and harbors:
- a CDS encoding aspartyl/asparaginyl beta-hydroxylase domain-containing protein, which translates into the protein MDIATSETPIGRMGEVALFPESRPRPRPLLLRGGKHLRGTFDRLIATSSLVPNTPVLDMRAFPWTAALRADWEAIRDEALAAIGTQPGAPSLAAISPDHRAIAPLGKWRSLFLCGYGYRVDENLARCPHTSRLIEQVPSLNSAMFSILAPGTHIPAHRGVTKGLITCHLGLVVPRDGDVRMRIGSRTVRWAEGETLVFDDTYDHEVWNDSAHTRIVLLIQFRRPLRNPGRWIADTLLGVLRRSAFVQEARANLRRWHRGESIADA
- a CDS encoding VOC family protein, translating into MPRPFHLAFPVHDLAAARAFYGELLGCPEGRSSAQWIDFDLFGHQIVAHLDAAAKPIATTNPVDGHDVPVPHFGVVLTMDDWRALAAKLEAAGVAFGIAPQLRFQGQVGEQATMFFRDPSGNALEFKAFADDAMVFAK
- a CDS encoding polyhydroxyalkanoic acid system family protein; the protein is MIPQTISVDIPHQLGREGARARIDSKIGRLADKIPGGATVEHRWEGDSLHFTVAAMGQQVVSRLDVQDTQVHAEIALPGMLALFAGKIREMLAKEGPRLLA
- a CDS encoding sorbosone dehydrogenase family protein; this encodes MLKRLLIALAILIVAGGAAWYWLGRPDIATLPEIAVTGREPEISAPRYQNIPTTGVAKGVGWPAGAAPKAAAGLKVERFADKLDHPRWLYQLPNGDILVAESNSPPRDKGGITGWVMGILMNKAGAGGASANRITLLRDSNGDGVADMRTVFLTGLNSPSGMTLANGSLYVANTDSLVRYPYLDGQTKITAKPEKILSLPGGGNHWARNVVASLDGKRLYVSIGSSSNIAEDGLEAEGPIYTADSPAQMAAAAAQPTNRAVILEVDPERKTSRIFAWGIRNANGMAFEPKTQALWSVVNERDMLGSDMPPDYMSRVDLGAFFGWPWQYWGGYEDKRVEPARPDLREYVRRPDFALGAHTAPLGLTFADGARLGAAYANGAFVGLHGSWNRQPPSGYKVVFVPFGDNGFPAKGAKLQDVLTGFLNGKGEAQGRPVAVITGAGGALLVADDVGNTIWRVSAAR